From Abyssibius alkaniclasticus:
GCCGGTACACGACCCGGCCGCCGATCTTGATGAAGGCGGGGCCCTCACCGGTCCAACGCCAGCGCTCCAAAGTACGCGGGCTGATTTTCCATCGAGCCGCCAGCTCGACCTGGTTGAGATGCGTGACTGACATCGTCGTCTCCTTCGCGATTGGCCGAATGCCTGCGAACGAGACTGGGGTGTGCGAGGGGAGGAGATCGGGAGGGCGGAGGGAGGGGAGACGGGAGGAATGCAAATCGGGGGCCCCGAAAACGAAAAAGGCCGCCCCGAAGGACGGCCTGATCGTCGTGGGTTTGGTGGCGTCACACCTCGAGCCAGGCGCTGGAGCCGCTCTCCAGGATGACCTCCTGCCACGTAGGGTGACCGTCGATGACCTCCTGCCACGTAGGGTGACCGTCGAAGAGATTCTTCAATCGCTTCACGGAGGGGCCGCACTCGGCCTCCTCAAGGATGCGCGCGACGGGCAGCACCGGATCCCCGTCCAGCCAGGCATCGGCGAGCATGGCGACGGCGATCTTCTGCTTGCCACCGGTGAACTCGTGCCACCTGCCGTGCACGATCAGCACGCCGCCGTCGCCGGAGACCCAGACGGGCCCCTTGTGCGACGGTCCCTTCAGCAGACGTGCGCTCAGGATTTCCGGGGCGATG
This genomic window contains:
- a CDS encoding helix-turn-helix transcriptional regulator, with protein sequence MSVTHLNQVELAARWKISPRTLERWRWTGEGPAFIKIGGRVVYRLEDVEAYEANRHCSSTADKPAVKLA